From Solidesulfovibrio carbinoliphilus subsp. oakridgensis, the proteins below share one genomic window:
- a CDS encoding ISL3 family transposase yields MKDTDLYSRILGLSDPWFVADVELDTAGGRVDVHVDHVAGVRWRCPTCGRELACRDHAEPRVWRHLDTCQFKTFLHARIPRVECPEHGVLQVRVPWAEAKGRFTLLMERLIIDVLRECATVSGTCRLMRISWDEAWNVMDRAVRRGQTRKKTTPARYLGIDEKAFRKGHDYMTVVCDLLGGTVEFVAQDRKTESLEDYYRQFTAQQLERIRAVAMDMWEPYFKATIKHVPDAAHKIVHDRFHIMQHVGQAVDKVRRQEHRELLRQEDERLKGTKYIWLYREENLPDKHRPTLEALKATNLKVAKAWAMKESLAGLWNYLSVGWAKRFMKRWLTWVRKSDLPPMRKVGEMLSRHLDNILTFCRHRITNGAAEGLNSKIMAIKRRACGYRNREHFKTAIYFFCGGLDLYPRQA; encoded by the coding sequence ATGAAGGACACGGACCTGTATTCTCGGATTCTGGGGCTGAGTGACCCGTGGTTTGTTGCCGACGTCGAGTTGGACACGGCGGGAGGCCGGGTGGACGTCCATGTTGATCATGTTGCCGGTGTCCGCTGGCGCTGTCCGACCTGTGGTCGCGAACTGGCTTGTCGGGATCATGCCGAGCCTCGGGTATGGCGTCACCTCGACACCTGCCAGTTCAAGACCTTCCTTCATGCCCGGATTCCGCGCGTCGAGTGCCCCGAGCACGGCGTGCTTCAGGTGAGAGTGCCTTGGGCCGAGGCTAAAGGGCGTTTTACCTTGCTCATGGAGCGCTTGATCATCGATGTGTTGCGCGAGTGCGCCACCGTGTCCGGCACCTGCCGGCTCATGCGGATCAGCTGGGATGAGGCCTGGAACGTCATGGATCGAGCCGTCCGGCGAGGGCAAACCAGGAAGAAGACCACCCCCGCACGCTATCTTGGTATCGATGAGAAGGCCTTCCGCAAAGGTCACGACTACATGACCGTGGTCTGCGACCTGCTTGGCGGAACAGTGGAGTTTGTGGCCCAGGATCGCAAGACCGAGAGCCTCGAGGACTATTACCGGCAGTTCACGGCGCAGCAACTCGAGCGCATCCGGGCCGTGGCCATGGACATGTGGGAACCGTACTTCAAGGCCACGATCAAGCACGTGCCCGATGCGGCGCACAAGATCGTCCATGACCGCTTTCACATCATGCAGCACGTGGGCCAGGCCGTGGACAAGGTCCGCCGGCAGGAACATCGCGAACTGCTCCGCCAGGAAGACGAACGCCTCAAGGGCACCAAGTACATCTGGCTTTACCGGGAAGAGAATCTGCCGGACAAGCACCGACCGACCTTGGAAGCCCTGAAGGCCACGAACCTGAAGGTGGCCAAGGCCTGGGCGATGAAAGAAAGCCTGGCCGGATTGTGGAACTACCTCAGCGTCGGCTGGGCAAAGCGGTTCATGAAACGCTGGCTGACCTGGGTGAGGAAGTCAGACTTGCCCCCGATGCGCAAGGTCGGGGAGATGCTCTCTCGGCATCTGGACAACATCCTGACCTTTTGCCGGCATCGGATCACCAACGGCGCGGCCGAGGGACTCAACAGCAAGATCATGGCCATCAAGCGCAGGGCGTGCGGGTACCGCAATCGGGAGCACTTCAAGACCGCTATCTACTTCTTCTGCGGCGGCCTGGACCTCTATCCTAGACAGGCCTGA
- a CDS encoding 4Fe-4S dicluster domain-containing protein, whose protein sequence is MTESKTGRNRVIVYPDWCKGCGICVAFCPKQVLALGSDGKARVVAEEACINCGFCEPHCPDFAVMVVPPNGNGRCGPKSVEAAEPPSKPPPEFPSEAAPEAAPPPASETAPEPSPRPGGTPNGDKEGRP, encoded by the coding sequence ATGACCGAGTCGAAAACAGGTCGAAACCGCGTCATCGTCTACCCCGACTGGTGCAAAGGCTGCGGCATCTGCGTGGCATTCTGCCCGAAACAGGTACTCGCGCTCGGGTCCGATGGCAAGGCCCGGGTCGTTGCCGAAGAGGCTTGCATCAACTGCGGCTTTTGCGAACCCCACTGCCCGGACTTCGCCGTCATGGTCGTGCCGCCAAACGGCAACGGCCGGTGCGGTCCCAAGTCCGTCGAGGCGGCCGAACCGCCCTCCAAGCCGCCGCCCGAGTTCCCCTCGGAGGCCGCGCCCGAAGCCGCGCCCCCTCCCGCGTCCGAAACCGCACCCGAACCGTCCCCCCGGCCGGGCGGGACCCCTAACGGCGACAAGGAGGGCAGGCCGTGA
- a CDS encoding peptidylprolyl isomerase: MVAKGRMFCLRALVALCCVLAATLGGVTAARAEGGKPMVKLTTSKGDIVIELDKEKAPVTVENFLKYVKAGHYDGTVFHRVINGFMIQGGGMDKAMKERSTEAPIQNEADNGLKNKAYTLAMARTGDPHSATAQFFINVADNGFLDHTGKNPQGWGYAVFGKVTSGQDVVDAIKAVPTMTKGFHENVPVVPVVIEKAEVVSE, encoded by the coding sequence ATGGTGGCAAAAGGCCGGATGTTCTGTCTGCGGGCGCTTGTCGCGCTGTGCTGCGTTCTGGCCGCAACCCTGGGAGGCGTGACCGCCGCCCGGGCCGAGGGAGGAAAACCCATGGTCAAACTGACGACCAGCAAAGGCGACATCGTAATCGAACTGGACAAGGAAAAGGCTCCGGTGACGGTTGAGAACTTCCTCAAGTACGTCAAGGCCGGCCACTACGACGGCACGGTCTTCCACCGGGTGATAAACGGCTTCATGATCCAGGGCGGCGGCATGGACAAGGCCATGAAGGAGCGGTCCACCGAGGCCCCGATCCAGAACGAAGCCGACAACGGCCTGAAAAACAAGGCCTACACCCTGGCCATGGCCCGCACCGGGGATCCGCATTCGGCCACGGCCCAGTTTTTCATCAACGTGGCCGACAACGGCTTCCTGGACCACACCGGCAAGAACCCGCAGGGCTGGGGCTATGCCGTGTTCGGCAAGGTGACCTCCGGCCAGGACGTCGTGGACGCCATCAAGGCCGTGCCGACCATGACCAAGGGCTTTCACGAGAACGTCCCGGTCGTGCCGGTGGTGATCGAAAAGGCCGAAGTGGTCAGCGAGTAG